The genome window AAACTTTTTGCCCATTCTATTtctgataaaaaattaatattcgtcGTAAAGATAAATGTTAAAATAACAATTCCGCACCTCTTAATTATATCATTATTATGTGTCATATTTAGTCAGTAGGATGACTAATTGAATCACACAATCTGTAAGAcagtttagattttttttcctgaatcaAAATCGAAATATAATTCACGCTTATTATCCATTTGAGAATAATGTATGAGTTAGTTTCGGTTTGATCCAACATGAACcgttttaaaatcaaattatacaTATACTCTGCAACTAGTCGTatacatacatgcatacatgtgttaaaaataaatcataaatatatatatataaatatctttcatatttatttttcaatataaatatttaaaattattatattattatttacatcGAGCCAGCAACtaaaattatgttataactCATTGATATTAATCATTTATGATTAAGTAGACTATTTAAACATATTATACTAATTTTACTCTTAATTATAAGTAAGAGAAGAATGAACATTGaaatattctaaatattatattgtaacgattttgtttattatatatgatgATATTCTAAGCCGCTTTGCTAATTTGAGCCGAGTTAAACTAAACCAAACAATTTAGTTGGGTTATGGGTTAATCTCACATCTCAAACTCGCTCATTTTCTTTTTAGAATTCATATTTAGAAAAATGATATACGGGAATGGATGGAATAAACCGAAAGCCAAgttctaataattaattttaatatcaaaaaactCAAAGATCATTTATAAACACAAAATCTATTTGTCAAACCTACTTACAATAATTTTACAGTACTTAtgttatattaaaaagaaaatgtgAAACTCATGGAAGAGAAACTTGAGGAATACAACAGTTCCAGCGAATACATTGTACGAATCATGTTGCATTcgtataaattaaatataataatcatatttataaGTACTTTTAGGAGATTTGACGccaacttaaaaatattattttttaatttttttgtgaataaaaatattaataatatattttaattcacaaaaattaatcaatataatatttataaatatatgatcaaaactcttaaaagtatgcggagaaaaaaattaaacaattatTATATGCTAATATTGTATACGAGGATAATAGCAGTAATAATAcagtgtctttttttttttcgccACGTAATACAGTGCCTTTTAGTTGACAATGGTTGGAAGTTGGAACTGCACTTCGGTACCTTCCCCTTTTAAAAGTTGTAATGTTACTATCATTTTAGGCTTTTAGCACCCAGCACGCCTccttttttagcattataattatttataacaacctgaataatttttatatactgTCCGGGAAAAAGTgatgtattttacaaaaatgtaaaataaaaaaaccacTTATATCAgtaaatatttttgtatatcccattaaaaaaaattatcaaataaataataatatcttgTCGTCCAATTAAACTTCGACATTATCCAATTTATTTCTGATTTCAATCGCATCATCTATTCGAACAATTTTCTGATACATTTCAACTAATCGGGTGGCGTCATTATGGTGCAGTCACGAAACAATAAAATTGATGACTTTGTTGATATCTATTCAACAATGAAAGAGGTAAGCTAGTTTGATTTTACAGGAATGGAAAGCTATGATCAAGAAATACTAGAGTTCACCCCCTAGCTACCATTATTGACCCATTGTACACATCTCCACCGTTGATTGAAAATGTAATAGATACAGAATTCGAAATGTTGATAAATGGATTCATATCAGTTTTCCGAAAAAATCTTGTTTCGTTGTGCGCCGTATTAGACTGTCCTGAACAAGTTGCTGATTATTAAGCCTAACAGAAAATAACGATATATtcttattcatttatttttcgATGTATCAAGTATCGacacaatattttaaaattttccgaTTAGTCTTTTGAAAAAACACCGATTTATCGATTACACTccgatttgactaaaaattcCTGATTTATCCAAAATATCTCTTATAAATTTTGAATCGGTAATTCGACCGATTCATTCTGATTTCTACGATggtatcaaaaataataacgaTTCTCGGTTAGACTCTTAGATAGGTAGCTAGGTCGGATGGACCACGGAAAGGAAACTGATTCTGGAATTATATACACTTGAAAATGGATGCAAAGACGGCCTTTATTGATGGAGAACTGTGGCAAGTTTTTAATTCATCCCAAGTGGGTCAATCTTCTTGTGACCCTAGATCATAATAATGTTGCTTCTCCCTTTACTAGACAAGTATTGTTGCTTCATACGTACACAGATTCTATTCTATTGAGTACTACAAAATGCTCAATAATTGTTCAGCTTTTTGGTAACAACAATTCTTTCATTACCTTCATCCCCTGCAGCAATGGCTGTATAGGTCCCCAATCCATTGGACACATACTGCACACAATTCACAATTTGTCAAGAAAATGCAAAGtagacaatatatttatattgttatatCGGTAATGACACGCCAATCCATTATAAGCAGCATAAATTCAGCATGAAAAAAATCGATGGATGGTAAAAATCCTAGAATGGATAATTTTTCCGCTAAAGATTAATGTCATCCAGCAAGGAAAAAAAACTGTTGATAGTATGATACATCATACATATGGCAAGGACCCAGACCGAAAACTGTAAAGTCAAAAATACAAATCACGAGTTTCGGTGGTACAAATCATCAAATCATCGGTCCCAAGCCAATATTGCAAATCACCGGTTACAACTTACAACCGTACAAATTACAGGTCATTATATACACAAATCACCAAAATTAAAAAGCAAGCCTTCACATATGTAAAATCTTTACCTATATCATCTTCTATAATACTTTCTTTTGACATTACAGTACAATATAAATCTGATATTTGTACACATCAACATAACAATCGACTGATAAAGCAGAGATGAAGTTTCATAATTTAAGTGAGTGACAGGTATTTGACATTTCCACACAAACATTCTAGTAAAGGTGTCGTGCACCATCCAAGCACAACAATTAAACTTGTGTGGTAGCTGTTTAAGCATGTATCGAATTAAAAGCAAACGGTACAGACTTCGGATATACGAACACAGTAACAATACGTATTTCAATCAAACCAAAAAAAGTCAGTTTCATTTTATTCATCTAACATGGGAGCAGATGATAAAAAGATGAATATCTTGAGATTTAATGTTTACATCTTCCTCCGGGACACTTGAATAATGTGTGACCACAAGTATTAATTCTTCTGGCTGTACCTTGTCCTTGGATGCCTGCAGAACaccataaatatattatacatacatTTATGATATATATGTTGTGCAATGTGGGTTGTTTTCAGaaatattagcaaaaaaaaaaaaacactaaccTGTGGGTACCATGACCTTACATTAGTTGACTTCCAGCAAACACATTGGTGAAGGCAAAGAATGAAAGAATGCTCAACTCTGGAACTTCAGAACCTACTTaccatatactatatatattaacttgtattaatatacaacaaaaataaataccGTTCTAACATGTTTATAGTTTATACAGGTGAAGCTGCTAGAAGAAATTCCGGTTGTAATCTCTGTAGTAGTATACCACAAAATACACACATGGGTGTCGATGATGGTCGGAGGGTTGTAATTTTTGGGTCTTTACTAAGGTCACTAGGATATTGGAGCATTGAAAATAGTGCCCTTGGTGCAAATTTTGAAGACCGTCTGTTACAGCACACACAAAACCATGTTGGAGTGATATCATTAACGATCATAGAGGCAGCACAGCGTGTCAGTTTGTGTTTCTGTACAACTCCATTCTCGCATTCTGTACCTTGACAGAAAGAAGCTTCTGCAGATTCAAATGGAACAGGTGCTGAACAGTAGCTGCATTGCTCCTTCGCTGTATATTTACCGACTGAGCAAAGCTTGCTgtcaaaagaaaatttcatattACTAGCCATGCAAAACCACAAACATTTACATCattgttataatttaatataagcaGCAAGGCCCAGTCAAACGCTTAAACAAATGCACAAATCCCAGTTCACAACCCACTTGAGCATGAATTGAGGAAAATTCAAGTTGCCATTTACCACAAACAAGTGCACAAATGTCAGTGTCACACTGTAATTATTCTCACAAATTATTAAGCTGTTAAAAAAGAATGTGATATCTTCCATAAACATTCTAATTTACACAagaagaacaaaattaaatttatgatcTTGCACAAACAAGACCAAGTAGGGTCTGCACAACACAGAAAAGACCTATCACCATTATTTAATCTACTAGGGCTATGTTAGTGACTTAGTGTCTACACTTCCCATAATCTTGCTGTATGACTCGCAAGATGGAATTCAATGACCCCCGATACTATTTTTTCATAGAAAGTGCACATAAGATTATGCAATACCCTGAACAAACAAACCCTATTACCAATTGGCAACAAATTAAGAGAATCCAAAATGAATACATACTGCATATTAATAAAGTTTGCCACGAGGTATTGCACATATACCTTCAAGGGACCAGGGTAAAGGAACAGTTAAGAAGcatatctaaaatatttgagTACCTCTTTTTAATCTTCTTAAATTCCGATTTAAGTACTTTAAGGGAATTCCTGATATGGGCCTGTTGAGAATTAACCCAGTTCTCCATTTGTGCCAATCCAGCAGGCTGCCAGTATCCAAGTTTACTAACATTTTCTGATGATTGAGACACTAAGTTAATAACGATGGAGAAACTGCAATAAATGAGCCTTTCCCGGagttctttttcactgctcttTAGAAGCTTCAACCACAAACCCATTTGTCCCTTTCCAGGTTCAGCTACAAAGCTCTGATTTTCTTCATTGACTTTATCTGCCTTCATATCTGCAAGTATTACACGCCTAATGATGATGTTCAAAAAGTGCAGCCGACGGGTGGTAATATTAGAGAGGTATTTAGAGACGACTTTTTGAAGAGGAGCATTTTCCAAGTTGGATCCCACATAAGACCTTAGCCACTTGGCTAGTATGTGATCTACATATATAGGAGCAAATTGCTTGAATGCCAACAATGCTGCCACCACATCCCAAATAACCACAGGCTTGTTCAAATGTTCATGTTGACTGAGGGAGCACATTATGTTAAAATCCCAATTTATCAATTCTCTCGTAGAAAACCCAGAAAAAGCTTCACCGTCGAAGTCTGAACATTTTTTTAGTAACTTATCAAGTTGTTGACCACCGGTCCAAAAGAACTCGACAGCTGCTTTCTGAGACCTGACAATGATCACAAATATCTTTTAGAGAGAGCTGCAAAGAGGCCCTGTCAACAATTTTACTATTATAAATTTGAGCTCTACATGTCCAGAAAAGCCTTTCCGCCTTCAACTAATCTATTTCAGCTATATCTCCTTGGACTACTTTTATGTGTGACATATTTATATGACGTTAAATAGTTGTCCTAATGTATCATTTTTGACCAAGTGACAATGCATGCATGTATTCTATATTGTATATGCAGATATACAGAATATAGTAGCAAATGTGCGAGCAAGTCGAAACTATGTAAACTTTTTGTGAGTTATATTGAATAGATGAAAATCTTTACCTTAACTGGTACATTGGATCTAATAGACCTGCATCAAAACGACGAGCCTGTAATCGACAATAAACTTGTTAATTTCCAACCGATAATGGTAGCAATAATCAACCTATAGTGCGAGTCAAATTTACAAAGAACTTCTACTGTTTTCCCTCAAAAAGCAAAAGTTCAAGCAGTAGAGACGCGGCGTCTCTACTTAAGTCGATGATTTACACCTCCGTGTGCAAAAAACTTCACACTGTAACTCCTTGTTCctcaaaaacaaacaaactttGCACATTAAAGATATACTTTCTTGAAAATTTGTCCCTAAATCCATTGCTATTCTTTTAAGTTACAGACCTACGATAAATAACACAATTACGATACATAGTTGGATTCCATCTCTGCTAGTCTGCTGGACAGTCGAGGCTTTATTGCTGAGACATGCAAGATGTGGGCGGATGCAACCCCTACTCAAGGAGTTTTAGACTGTACACTGCGTTAAATTTTGTGAACAGTTGGAACTTGGAACCCTATTGGTGTCGCAATACACAATTGAACACACCTCAACAGCAACACTTAAGGTTTAAATAGTTTAAGGACTATCTTGCATGTTCTTAAATGTTAATGTTATGTGCACATTCGTGTAAAAACTAGGGATGTACCAAGgcttatatatatactaaataCTATACAAGCATACATAGCAGCAGAAAAATCAGTTCCTAATTATAATCTTGATAACTAGCATGACTTCCTGTTTGCAATACATACTAGGCAGGGATAACATTACGTACCACAGCAACTACCAGATTTCCAGGGAATaatgttaaatatattaatatgttaaatatagtatattaatatgttaaatgtagtatattaatatgttaaatatatacTGTTAATGTGCTTACTGATAGCAATACATGAAACAAAACAGGGACAACATTACGTACCACAGCAACTACCAGATTTCCAGGGGATAATGCTAGACCAAAACATGAATCGAATGCATTTGGGACCTGCAAAGGATCCCTGGAAAACTTTAGATGCTGAATAATATGTGTATCTGGAGTGTTAAGAACTGTAGAGGATCACATCATACATCAGTAGAGCTCTCCACACCAGGAGTATTTGAAGGTAAAGTTACTTTGCATAAGGAATCTCCATTTAGAGTCCAGCAGTGAAAAGAATCATCCTTAAATAACACATTTAGTAGTTAGGAGTACATACTTTTATCATCAGGAAGAAAATATTCCAGTTACTTGGCCATCAAACTGGGTGGGGGGAGGGGGGGCTATATGGTCAGTACTGGAAAGCATTAATGAGTCAAGTCCGACACAGTTCTACTATTAAACATACTACATTATAACTAAATCCACGAATTGATAAGTGCAAACATTATGGGGGGGTACCATGTACCTAAGAAAACAGAATCTTAGAAACCtcaaaattgctttgggtcAAAAATACGGAAAAGACACAAGAATAGGAAAAAGGTTAGAAGAGAAAATCGTGAACAGGATACATATAAGAGAAACATGACCATCACAAATTGCATAAGCTGGCCGTTAGCCACATACGAGCACAATGAGCCTAAATACCTGGTTGCAGCTGTACAAACAGTTTCCATCGAATGCCCATGCGATTCCTGTTACCTGAAAAGTAATTGGAAATAGAAAACTTAAAATTTatcatgataatatatttacatatatttttacttataatcATATTTGATAGGAATAGAAGGAAACTTACAACATGCCCATGTAAATCATCAGAACCAACTTTATGAAATTTTCTGGTAGATATGTCACATTTCCACACTTCTAAAGCTCCAGAACCTTTGCCAACCGCTAGAAGAATTTTTTCCGCAGAGGCTATGGGCACAGTAAGAGAAAGTGTAGAAACTGGAACAGAATCCACGGATATGAGCTGCATAGAGATAGACTGATCCACatcaacataaatatatattcattcaAAAGCTTGGAGTAAAAAACTAAGAGTTCAAAAGGGTGACCTCGTGAAATAGGGAGAAGGAGGCAGAACTAGTTTTGGATGGCTTCAGCAATTCCGCACTATAACAGTGCCAAATCTTGACACTGTAAATGAAAGAGTAATATTAGTAGCAAACTTTTTTGAATcaaatatttctatattcaagtGATCAAATCAACTGCATGTTGTCCCCCTCTAGTAACAGACAAATACAATAACAAAAAACCAAAACAACACAAagcaaaatataagtatatgTTGCTTGTATTGCCTATTTGATATTCGTAGAAGTTGCAGCgtctaataaaatttaatatacctTGAAAGTTTGAAGATATGAGATATCTTGTCATTAATTTTACATACAACTATAAATACCATAAGTTTGAGCACA of Daucus carota subsp. sativus chromosome 3, DH1 v3.0, whole genome shotgun sequence contains these proteins:
- the LOC108215228 gene encoding uncharacterized protein LOC108215228 isoform X1, producing MAALRFQAASLVASPCYPNAVAWSEENLVAVACGHVVTILTPNMPFGPRGLITVPPSQPFQIGVIDKEDLLSGCMQPISFHRDTSPCVRSISWSPTGLAPNSGCLLAVCTTEGRVKLYRFPFYDFSAEWVEILDISEKLYKYLLDVNFWESDVYSELFNERASELGKDHDVDTSTPVMRKNPKRKRRNDIAVSDSANDITEVSSFPCSLAIEGSSIEALKAPDDKLKSRSLQIVCMPKSKTKSKKRVPETHNVALISADKYASRSSMLASVVVSWSPLLQTSEYRLSSPDDSCDCCSILAIGGKSGMISFWKINKPQHYSIINNTYTNDVQLVGILHAHMSWVTTMNWAVSVSDASNHQLLLATGSSDGSVKIWHCYSAELLKPSKTSSASFSLFHELISVDSVPVSTLSLTVPIASAEKILLAVGKGSGALEVWKCDISTRKFHKVGSDDLHGHVVTGIAWAFDGNCLYSCNQDDSFHCWTLNGDSLCKVTLPSNTPGVESSTDVPNAFDSCFGLALSPGNLVVAVARRFDAGLLDPMYQLRSQKAAVEFFWTGGQQLDKLLKKCSDFDGEAFSGFSTRELINWDFNIMCSLSQHEHLNKPVVIWDVVAALLAFKQFAPIYVDHILAKWLRSYVGSNLENAPLQKVVSKYLSNITTRRLHFLNIIIRRVILADMKADKVNEENQSFVAEPGKGQMGLWLKLLKSSEKELRERLIYCSFSIVINLVSQSSENVSKLGYWQPAGLAQMENWVNSQQAHIRNSLKVLKSEFKKIKKSKLCSVGKYTAKEQCSYCSAPVPFESAEASFCQGTECENGVVQKHKLTRCAASMIVNDITPTWFCVCCNRRSSKFAPRALFSMLQYPSDLSKDPKITTLRPSSTPMCVFCGILLQRLQPEFLLAASPV
- the LOC108215228 gene encoding uncharacterized protein LOC108215228 isoform X2 — encoded protein: MRKNPKRKRRNDIAVSDSANDITEVSSFPCSLAIEGSSIEALKAPDDKLKSRSLQIVCMPKSKTKSKKRVPETHNVALISADKYASRSSMLASVVVSWSPLLQTSEYRLSSPDDSCDCCSILAIGGKSGMISFWKINKPQHYSIINNTYTNDVQLVGILHAHMSWVTTMNWAVSVSDASNHQLLLATGSSDGSVKIWHCYSAELLKPSKTSSASFSLFHELISVDSVPVSTLSLTVPIASAEKILLAVGKGSGALEVWKCDISTRKFHKVGSDDLHGHVVTGIAWAFDGNCLYSCNQDDSFHCWTLNGDSLCKVTLPSNTPGVESSTDVPNAFDSCFGLALSPGNLVVAVARRFDAGLLDPMYQLRSQKAAVEFFWTGGQQLDKLLKKCSDFDGEAFSGFSTRELINWDFNIMCSLSQHEHLNKPVVIWDVVAALLAFKQFAPIYVDHILAKWLRSYVGSNLENAPLQKVVSKYLSNITTRRLHFLNIIIRRVILADMKADKVNEENQSFVAEPGKGQMGLWLKLLKSSEKELRERLIYCSFSIVINLVSQSSENVSKLGYWQPAGLAQMENWVNSQQAHIRNSLKVLKSEFKKIKKSKLCSVGKYTAKEQCSYCSAPVPFESAEASFCQGTECENGVVQKHKLTRCAASMIVNDITPTWFCVCCNRRSSKFAPRALFSMLQYPSDLSKDPKITTLRPSSTPMCVFCGILLQRLQPEFLLAASPV